A genome region from Thermomonospora amylolytica includes the following:
- a CDS encoding FtsK/SpoIIIE domain-containing protein, with translation MLLVAWLAAVPWTRQRAVSAWRRGRLRRRWDRACRFAGLATVNDRIPRIVRHREVPAGDRLMVRVPKGSERAELEEAAERVAAVLRVRQIRITRDVERADLAHVDVVRRDPFDGTDPRMPARLPWPWRDRRQVSLWDPVPVAVDDMGDTITLSLPGRHVLIGGEPEAGKSTALSAVLAAGALDPNVRLIGLDAKRLELALWRPVFDRLVFNNMGDAIDTLDELIGEMDRRYEHLEQAGRRSWRPSDGPLYLVPIDELRFYTACEDRKAREAFNARAIDLAARGRAAGDDPRARDAEAEHGRGAVQLPGSAGGAVGDALLNAGCLRHDSGRGLGHQRLQRRRDRHQHARRGVAAGRRRPSPAVQELLPE, from the coding sequence GTGCTGCTGGTGGCCTGGCTGGCGGCGGTGCCGTGGACTCGGCAGCGTGCCGTGTCGGCCTGGCGGCGGGGCCGGCTGCGGCGGCGCTGGGATCGGGCGTGCCGGTTCGCCGGGCTGGCCACCGTCAACGATCGCATTCCGCGCATCGTGCGGCATCGGGAGGTCCCGGCGGGTGACCGGCTGATGGTCCGCGTCCCCAAGGGCTCGGAGCGGGCCGAGCTGGAGGAGGCGGCCGAGCGGGTGGCGGCGGTGCTGCGGGTGCGCCAGATCCGCATCACTCGTGATGTGGAGCGGGCCGACCTGGCGCATGTGGATGTGGTGCGGCGTGATCCGTTCGACGGCACCGACCCGCGCATGCCCGCCCGGTTGCCGTGGCCGTGGCGGGACCGCCGACAGGTGTCGTTGTGGGATCCGGTGCCGGTGGCGGTGGACGACATGGGCGACACCATCACCCTGTCCCTGCCGGGCAGGCATGTGCTGATCGGTGGTGAGCCGGAGGCCGGTAAGTCCACCGCGCTGTCCGCGGTGCTGGCGGCCGGGGCGCTGGACCCGAACGTGCGGCTGATCGGGTTGGACGCCAAGCGGCTTGAGCTGGCGCTGTGGCGGCCGGTCTTTGATCGGCTCGTGTTCAACAACATGGGCGATGCGATCGACACGCTGGATGAGTTGATCGGGGAGATGGATCGCCGGTATGAGCATCTGGAGCAGGCGGGGCGGCGGTCCTGGCGGCCGTCCGATGGTCCGCTGTACCTGGTGCCGATCGATGAGCTGCGCTTCTACACCGCGTGTGAGGATCGTAAGGCGCGGGAGGCGTTCAACGCGCGGGCGATCGACCTTGCGGCACGTGGCCGGGCGGCCGGGGATGATCCTCGCGCCCGCGACGCAGAAGCCGAGCACGGACGTGGTGCGGTCCAGCTTCCGGGATCTGCTGGCGGTGCGGTGGGCGATGCGCTGCTCAACGCGGGATGCCTCCGACACGATTCTGGGCGCGGGCTGGGCCACCAACGGTTACAACGCCGCCGAGATCGACATCAGCACGCGCGGCGTGGGGTGGCTGCTGGCCGAAGGCGGCCTTCCCCGGCGGTGCAAGAGCTACTTCCTGAGTGA